The DNA region TAGTGCGATGACGGTCATACGTGTCAGATCTATGGCCAGCGACCTAACTTTGCGGGTCGGTCCCGTCGCCGTCGAGTCGACCGGTCCCGTTCCCGCATCGCCGCTGACCGAACTGGACCGCCTCCTCGACGCCGGCGACGAGATGACGATAGTGGCCGGCGACAGTTCGGTGACGCTGCCGCGACCGCAGCGCGTCGAGACCGAAACCGACGGATCGCCGTTCCGACTCGCCGACGGCCGGTACGGTCTCGAACTCCGGTGGTCCGTTCGCGACGAGGAGTGACCGGCGAAGCTCCGGACGAGATACGTCGAAACGTCAGTTCTGGCTGCGAGTTTATCTCGGCAGGTTGTGTATGGGTATTGATGAACACGAACTCACTGGTCGACCGACCCGCCAGTAACTCGACCGCCGCCGGTTCGATACCGCGCAGAACCGTCGTCCGCAACGAACGACTCGTTCGCTCCGACTTCGGCGAAGCGTACCTCGTCTGGCGCTGTCACCGCTGCAGCGAGACCGGCGACTTGGAAGCGTTCCCCGACGCCTGCTCCGGCTGTGGCGCGCCGCGCGAAGAACTGTACTACTGGACGGAGGACTGAGCATCTCTCGGCCTCCGTCTCGTCGACACCGCGCGTCGCGCACCTACTCGACAAGCGAACCCACTCGACAAGCGCCGTCACCGACTTCGACTCCGAACCGGATTCGTTTTGCTCGCGAGCGTTCACCTTCCGTCGTGTACCTCTCACATCCCGTTCGCCGGATGCGCGACGACCCTATCGACGACGAGGAGGCGACGCTCGTCGTCGAACTGGGCGACACCTCGCGCCGGGACGCCCTCGAAGCGAGCGTCCGGGAGCTGGACGGTTCCGTCGTACGCGACCTGCGGTTTCGAGCCGTACTGGTGACGGTCCCCGAATCTGGTGTCTCGTCGCTCTGCGAGTTCGACGGCCTCGCCCGCATCGAGACCGGAGAGACGCTCTCGCTCGGCGTTGACGAGGACGCGACGCTCCCGCGAGACGACGATGACGGCGACGCACTCGACCTCGGCAGGAGTGAACTCGAACCTGACGGCGACGAACGACGGTGACGGACTCGGTCGAAAGCCGCGCTGTCACCGCGGACGTCGGGCGACGAGTGCGTGTGCGGTCCACGAGATGACGACCGCTCCGCGCTGATTCACGCCGATTGTCTCCACGTCGACGTGGCCGCGATTGGGGTCCGACTCCGAGATGCGCATCTCTCCGAGTTCGACTCACCCCGAGAGGGTGTCGTCGGGTCGTACCGGCCGGCGAACTCGACGATTTCCTCTCTCGTCAGTATCGCCGACCCCAACTCCCAGCGACCGTCGGGGTCGAGTTCCTCGTAGACGCTCGGGGAGTCGCGGCGGACTCGGATTCCATGCCGTACGCACGGCCCGCTCGGAGAATGACCGTTCCGGTATCGCCGAAAAAATTTGCACGGTGTTCGACGAGGTGTGTCGCCCGTGGACTCGCACGACCGTCGTCGACCGACCGTCGGACCGCGAGCGTCGCTGCGCTCCGGTCCGTTCCGGTCGGCCGGTGGACTTCCCCCGGTGCGGCGTGCGGTGCTCCGGCGGGGCGTCGAATTCAGCGTTCCCGCTGCAGAACTTGCGACGTGCCCGGATGCGTTACCGTACTCTCGACGCTCCGTCGACAGCGACTGACGCGTCACAGGTGGTCGTTATCAATCTGTGGGCCACACGCCGTGTGGACTGACTGTGAGGGTTTCGAGAAGGTGCGTGCGCCGCTCGGAGTACCGAGTTGAGAGAAGTGCGCTGGCCAGGAGTTCACCGAGCGCAAGCGAGGTGAACGACGACGAGACGCAGTCTCGTCGGGACCGAGCAGACCGGCGGTCTGCGAGGGTTGG from Haloprofundus halobius includes:
- a CDS encoding DUF7130 family rubredoxin-like protein, which codes for MNTNSLVDRPASNSTAAGSIPRRTVVRNERLVRSDFGEAYLVWRCHRCSETGDLEAFPDACSGCGAPREELYYWTED